From the Pedobacter cryoconitis genome, one window contains:
- a CDS encoding NADP-dependent glyceraldehyde-3-phosphate dehydrogenase — protein sequence MNFQDQLNSIFVEEHEIPEAFRLQQELHQRAYLSNGAMHPWDGEVHTVVSPVCIKTPEGLQRKVIGTYPLCSEKEAMEALDAAVAAYDNGRGEWPTMSVADRITHVEKFTGRIIEKKQEVVKLLMWEIGKSYADSVKEFDRTVEYIHATIDALKDLDRQSSRFTIEQGIVAQVRRSPLGVVLCMGPFNYPLNETFTTLIPALIMGNTLLFKPPKHGTLLHYPLLEAFRDSFPKGVVNTIYGRGNVIIPGLMKSGKINVLTLIGSSKVANELKKLHPKVNRLRAILGLDAKNAAIITAHADLELSVQETVLGSLSFNGQRCTALKIIFIHRSLADEFLKLLSAAVAKLKFGMPWVEGVSLTPLPEPHKPAYLKECIEDAITHGASVINAHGGTTNESFVYPAIVYPVNKDMKLYTEEQFGPVIPVVPFDDLEETIEYLIESTHGQQVSIFSNDHVEVAALIDPLINQVSRVNINCQCQRGPDAFPFTGRKDSAEGTLSVVDALRSFSIRSLVATKLNESNKLLINEIIDGNNSNFLSTKYLF from the coding sequence ATGAATTTTCAAGACCAGCTCAATTCCATTTTTGTTGAAGAGCATGAAATACCCGAAGCATTCAGATTGCAGCAAGAACTGCATCAGCGCGCGTATTTAAGTAATGGTGCCATGCATCCCTGGGATGGAGAAGTTCACACTGTAGTTTCCCCTGTTTGTATCAAAACTCCTGAGGGTTTACAGCGTAAGGTGATCGGTACCTATCCATTATGTAGTGAAAAAGAAGCCATGGAGGCGCTTGACGCTGCTGTTGCAGCCTATGACAATGGCCGCGGCGAATGGCCTACAATGAGTGTAGCGGACCGGATTACCCATGTAGAGAAATTTACAGGCAGAATTATTGAAAAGAAACAGGAGGTTGTTAAGCTGCTGATGTGGGAAATCGGTAAATCTTATGCCGATTCTGTGAAAGAATTTGACAGGACAGTTGAGTACATTCATGCGACTATTGATGCCCTTAAAGATCTGGACCGTCAGTCATCAAGGTTTACGATAGAACAGGGGATTGTTGCACAGGTCAGACGTTCCCCACTTGGTGTAGTACTTTGTATGGGCCCGTTTAACTATCCATTGAATGAGACTTTTACCACTTTGATTCCCGCCCTGATTATGGGGAATACTTTATTGTTCAAACCACCTAAGCACGGTACGCTTTTACACTACCCATTATTGGAAGCTTTCAGAGATTCTTTCCCAAAAGGTGTAGTCAATACGATTTATGGCAGAGGAAATGTGATCATTCCCGGACTGATGAAATCAGGAAAGATTAATGTTTTAACTTTAATCGGTTCCAGTAAAGTAGCAAATGAACTGAAAAAGCTGCATCCAAAAGTTAACAGATTGCGGGCTATCTTAGGATTAGATGCAAAAAACGCAGCGATAATCACGGCACATGCAGACTTGGAATTGTCAGTTCAGGAAACTGTTCTGGGGTCTTTGTCTTTTAACGGACAAAGATGTACCGCTTTAAAAATTATTTTCATCCACCGTTCTCTGGCTGATGAATTCCTGAAATTATTGTCAGCCGCTGTAGCTAAACTAAAGTTTGGTATGCCGTGGGTAGAAGGTGTATCCTTAACTCCTTTACCTGAACCACATAAACCCGCTTATCTTAAAGAATGTATTGAAGATGCCATCACACATGGTGCCTCGGTAATCAATGCGCATGGCGGTACTACCAATGAATCTTTCGTATATCCTGCAATTGTTTATCCAGTAAACAAAGACATGAAACTTTATACGGAAGAACAGTTCGGACCGGTTATTCCTGTTGTTCCTTTTGATGACCTGGAAGAAACGATTGAATACCTGATTGAATCTACGCATGGTCAGCAGGTTAGTATTTTTAGTAATGACCACGTAGAAGTTGCTGCTTTAATTGATCCGCTGATCAATCAGGTGAGCCGTGTAAATATCAATTGTCAATGTCAGCGCGGGCCGGATGCGTTTCCGTTTACGGGTAGAAAAGATAGTGCAGAAGGTACATTGTCAGTTGTAGATGCACTTCGGTCTTTCTCTATCCGATCTCTGGTAGCTACCAAGCTGAATGAAAGTAATAAGTTGTTAATCAATGAAATAATTGATGGTAATAATTCTAATTTTTTAAGTACTAAATATCTGTTCTAA